Within Pseudodesulfovibrio senegalensis, the genomic segment CACATCAAATCCGGCCCGAAGCGCAAGATTCAGGTACCGCTGCGCATTACGGATAGCCTTGGCCATTTCCAACCCCTGCCCCAACCCTGTGGCAATGGCAGCGGAAAGGGTACACCCGGTTCCATGATTGTTCTTTGTCTCCACACGGGGCTGAATCAATGGAATGGGCTTATGGCCCTTTTCAACAAACCAGTCCGTTGCCGTGACCGATTCCATATGCCCGCCCTTGATCAACACGGCCCCGGGGCCCATGGCCAGCAACTTTTCCGCGGCCCTGGCAATATCTTCCTGATTTTCGATTTGCATGGACGCAAACAACTCCGCCTCGGGTATATTGGGCGTCAGCAAATCCGCATGGGGAAAGACATGCCGAACCATGGCTTCAACAGCCTCGGGCTTGAGTAACTTGCCCCCACTTTGGGCAACACACACAGGGTCAACCACAAGAGGGAACGCCTTTCCCGGCAGAAAACCGGAAACGGCTTCAATTATTTCCGCAGAAAAGAGCATACCAGTCTTGGCCGCGTCCACGGATATATCCTTGAGAACGGTTTCCATCTGGCGTGCGACAAACTCCGGGGAAGGCGCGTGAATCCCGGTGACAGCGCACGTGTTCTGCGCTGTCAGCGCTGTGACAACGCTTGCGCCGTACGCACCGAGCATGGTTATGGTCTTGAGATCGGCCTGAATCCCGGCACCGCCGCCGGAATCAGAGCCAGCAATGGTAAGAATGCCTGGCAATCGTTTCATGAACAGGTTTCCCGATCATACAGAAGTGCAGCCGCAACACTACGGCAATTACA encodes:
- the thiD gene encoding bifunctional hydroxymethylpyrimidine kinase/phosphomethylpyrimidine kinase, with the translated sequence MKRLPGILTIAGSDSGGGAGIQADLKTITMLGAYGASVVTALTAQNTCAVTGIHAPSPEFVARQMETVLKDISVDAAKTGMLFSAEIIEAVSGFLPGKAFPLVVDPVCVAQSGGKLLKPEAVEAMVRHVFPHADLLTPNIPEAELFASMQIENQEDIARAAEKLLAMGPGAVLIKGGHMESVTATDWFVEKGHKPIPLIQPRVETKNNHGTGCTLSAAIATGLGQGLEMAKAIRNAQRYLNLALRAGFDVGQGSGPPNHLAPMFKERAKKDTLERLDRAGRRLMSMSGFSSLVPEVRMNLALAVPFADDENDVAAFTGGIVSTRRGDVTIAGYPCFGASVHVAKGLVAARRVAPAVSAMINLRQDKDVVEALERAGVPVAWVDGEKCPPYVAVADGAWEEWAVYDAMQSYEAPEAVRAVCDRGGPGREPLVRLLAEDCADLMARLCALIDCSGSRNGC